The nucleotide window TCACCGGCAGAAACGTTCCGGCACCGACATGTAGCGTCACGCGGTGCTGTTCCACACCTTGCTGCGTCAATGCTTCCAGAAGATCCGGCGTAAAATGCAGACCGGCGGTTGGGGCTGCTACAGCGCCGTCCTTTTCGGCAAATATTGTCTGGTAGTCTTTGCGATCCTGTTCATCTTCTCCGCGTTTTTGGGCGATGTAAGGTGGTAGAGGAATATGCCCTACGGCCGCGATGGCCTCGTCAAGTGCGGGACCGTCTCTGTCAAAAACGAGAAGAACTTCACCACCGTCAGCTTTTTCCGCAACTTCTGCAGTCAGTCTTGCCCCAAATCCTTCGAATAGGATGGCGTCGCCAACTTGAAGTTTCTTTGCCGGACGGACAAAAGCCTTCCAGCTGTTTGAAGAAGTCCGCATATGGAGGGTTGCGCCCACTCCAGCGCTGATGTCACCGCGCAATCGTGTCCCTTCAAGTTGCGCAGGAATTACGCGCGTGTCGTTGAATACAAGTGCATCGCCGGGCTTCAATATATTGCTCAGATCCCGTACGCCCTTATCGGATAGCGGGAGGTTTTCATCGGGTTTGACAACAAGCATACGTGCCGAATCCCGCGGCCTTGCCGGACGCAATGCGATCCGCTCGTTTGGGAGGTCAAAATCAAAGGTATCAACGCGCATGACGCTCAGATTGTTCGCTAGTCTTGAGTTTCTGAACTACGTGCACAGCACCGCTTGAGGTGAACCGGACAAGATCAGGTCAGCGGCTCATAAAGGGCGATCGAGATCCGGTCAACACAAGGAACCCAATTCCGGCACCAGTTAAAACGGCGCGGCATATTCTGCCGCGCCGTTTCAATAGAAAAAACTGCAAATTCTGGTATCAAGCCGCGTCGGCGGCGACTTTCAACGACACGATGTTGTCGGGATCGACCACTGGTTCGCCGCGTTTGATCTTGTCGACATTGTCCATGCCGTCGATTACGACGCCCCAAACCGTGTACTGACCATCAAGCCAAGGTGCATCGGTGAAACAGATGAAAAACTGGCTATCGCCTGAATTGGGATCCATGGCACGGGCCATGGAACAAGTGCCGCGGATGTGTTTTTCCTGGCTGAACTCGGCCTTCAGTTTTTGACCGGAACCGCCGGTGCCTGTTCCTTGCGGACAACCGGTCTGGGCCATGAAGCCATCGATGACGCGGTGAAACACGATGCCGTCGTAAAAGCCTTCGCGGACAAGTTCCTTGATCCGGGCAACATGCGTCGGCGCAAGGTCGGGTTTCAATTCGATAACGACCTGACCCTGGCTGGTTTCCATGATCAATGTGTTTTCGGCATCTGCAATTTCTGCCATTTCATTCACTCCTTGAGTCCTAAACAGGGCGTTGTTAAGCAGATTAGCCGGCGTCTGCGGCAACCTGCATCTTAATGATCTTGTCCGGGTTTGCAGGCGGTTCGCCGCGGGTGATCTTGTCAATGACATCCATGCCATCAACCACTTCACCGAACACGGTGTATTGTCCGTTCAGCCAGTCGCCATCGTTGAACATGATGAAAAACTGTGAGTTGGCGCTGTTCGGATCTGCTGCGCGAGCCATCCCAAGCGTACCGCGTTTGAAGGACGCATTGCTGAATTCGGCAGCAATGTCAGGAAGGTTAGATCCACCTCTGCCGGTTCCGGTCGGATCACCGGTTTGGGCCATGAAACCATCAATCACCCGGTGAAAGACGATGCCGTCGTAGAAACCTTCTCGGGTCAATTGCTTGATGCGCTCCACATGGTTGGGCGCAACGTCGGGCCGAAGTTCTATCGTTACCCGTCCATCCTTCAAGTCGAGGTAAAGGGTGTTTTCGGGATCCGCTGCGTGAGCACCCAAAACGGGAAGGATCAGAAATGACGCCAGTACGGCGAAAACAGTAAACAATCGTGACACTGGAGACTCCTAAGGTTCAGGTCAGAGGAAATTGAATCATGAACCGGGTAACGCCCGTTGTCTGAGAGGCTCGGCAACCGGCTCCGGTACAAACGCGGATATTTCTCCGCCCATTTTTGCGATTTGACGTACCAACGTGGCCGTGATGTGGCGTACTTTCGGAGAAGCAGGCAAAAAAACCGTCTTGATGTCTGGTTCAAGTGTGCCGTTCATGCCGGCCATTTGCATTTCATAGTCAAGGTCCGTTCCATCTCTGAGACCGCGCACAAGGTAGGCGGCACCTTGTGTTTTGGCCGTGTTGATCACCAGATCTGAGAATGAAATTACCTCAACTCGGGCAGCTTCTTCGGGACTGAATTCAGCTCTAGCAGAGGTATGCAGCAGTTCAACGCGTTCCTCAAATGAGAATAGCGGTGTTTTTCCGGGATGAATCCCGATCGCCACCACCACCTTGTCAGCCAAGGCGAGTGACTGACGAAGAATATCCATGTGGCCGTTGGTGACCGGATCAAACGAGCCGGGATAGAGCGCAATACGAGTCATGGCCTCTTCAATACTCCGGCAATACTCCACTCACAAGCCAAAGCCCCAGTACATTTGAATTTTTGCGGGCAACTGACATTTTGTGACGGTCATCACATCTGTCTTTTCTTCTATGAGGCAAAGTGAGGTCATCGAAAACAGATGGCGTGAGCAGGAGCCAAGACAATGAGGAGCTACGAAACTATCGACCGGACCGCAGATCAGACCGCGGCAAAGTCATTTATCATTCAGGCCAAGGCCGTTGATCCGGTGGCCAACTTCAAGATGGTTGCAATCTTTACGTTGGCGTTGCTGACAATGATCGCAGCGGGCGTAATGACAATGCACCCGAGCAATGCCTCGCAGGCGCAGGATCTGAACAGCCTGGCGACACAAGGCATGATGGCTACCAAAGGTGATCGTGCAGCAATCTCTCAGACAGCCAATGGCTGTGAAACACAGGCATGGGGTGCCTGGACCGAAGACTGTGCAGCAGCATTGACTGGCGCAAGCAAGGTTCGCAACGTTTCTTTCGTCACCGTTGAGAAACAGACCCCGTCCGTAAACGAAACAATTTTGGCCCGTTACCCAACGGCAAACTAAGTCTTATCACAAGACCTCCCTCCCCAACGGCAAACAGCGGCTCAGGTTCCACCCTGGCCGCTGTTGTCGTTTTAAGCGCGTCGTTTGGCTCTATCAACCTTCCGGAGGCGTTCCGTCCGGCTCTGAGGAACTGTCATCAGCATCACCGGAGTTCGCGCTGTCTTCAGTGTTGTCACCGCTTTTTGCGCCCTCACCTTCTTCGTCGATGACGTCTTCGTCATCAACTTCCGAAATCCCCTCAACAGCCACGACTTTCTCATCGTCAGCGGTCTTGAAGACAATGACACCTTGCGTGGCTCTGCCTGCGATGCGAATGCCGTCGACAGGACACCGGATCAACTGCCCACCATCGGTGACCAGCATTATCTGGTGGCTATCCTCCACCGGGAAGGATGCGATCAATCCACCGTTTCTGTTGTTGACGGCCATCGCCGTGATACCCTTACCGCCACGGCCTGTTACCCGGTATTCAAATGACGAGGTCCGTTTGCCGTAGCCGTTTTCGGAAATGGTCAGAATGATCTGTTCGGCTGCGCTCATTTGAGCGTATCGTTCTTGTGGCAGATCGCCGGCTACAACACCGTCCTCATCCGCTCCGTTGCCATTTTCATCCGCTTCCCCGCGCATTGCACGCGACAATTTAAGATAGGCGGCGCGCTCTTCCGCATCGACATCGATGTGGTGCAGGATCTGCATTGAAATGACACAGTCACCATCGGCAAGTCTAATGCCACGAACACCAACTGAGTTTCTGCCGGCAAAGACGCGCACGTCGGTAACCGGGAAACGGATACACTGGCCGTAATTGGTGGTGAGCATGACATCGTCGTGTTCTGAACATGTGTCCACACCGACAATTCCGTCACCGTCCTCCAGCTTCATGGCAATCTTGCCGTTTCGATTGATGTTGACGAAGTCAGAAAGCTTGTTGCGCCGGACGGTGCCGCGCACCGTCGCAAACATGACATCAAGATTTGCCCAGCTGTCTTCGTCTTCAGGCAACGGCAGTATCGACGTGATCTGTTCGCCCTGCTCGAGAGGCAGCATATTGACGAGCGCTTTGCCTCGTGAGGTCGGGCCGCCAAGAGGTAGACGCCAGACCTTCATCTTGTAGCAAATGCCGCGTGACGAGAAAAAGAGCACCGGCGTATGGGTGTTTGCAACAAAGAGACGGGTGACGAAATCCTCTTCTTTGGTTGCCATGCCGGAGCGGCCTTTGCCACCGCGTCTTTGTGCACGATAAGTGGCCAAAGGAACGCGCTTGATGTAACCGCCGTGTGAAACGGTCACGACCATATCTTCGCGTTGGATCAGGTCTTCGTCATCGAAATCAGCACCGCCTTCGACAATCTCTGTCCGTCGCGGTGTCGCGAATTCTTCCTTGATCTCGAGCATTTCCGTTCTGACAATGTCCTGAATGCGCGCACGAGAGCGCAGGATGTCTAGAAAATCGGAAATTTCCGCACCAATCTTGTTCAGCTCCTCCTCGATTTCATCACGGCCCATTGCCGTCAGGCGCTGGAGTCTGAGATCGAGAATGGCTCTTGCCTGTTCTTCGGACAGTTTGTAGGTGCCATCTTCCTGAACCATGTGGCGCGGGTCGTCGATCAAGCGGATCAACGCCTCAACGTCACGCGCTGGCCAGTTCCGTTCCATCAACTGCGCTCGAGCAGTTGCGGGATCGGGAGCAGCTCGGATCAGTTTGATGACCTCATCGATGTTTTCAACGGCAATACCCAGACCGACCAAGATATGCGCACGATCGCGTGCTTTCTTGAGCAGGTAACGGGTCCTGCGCTGAATGACTTCTTCGCGGAAAGCGACGAAGGCACGCAGCATGTCGGACAGGTTCATCTGTTCCGGCTTGCCGCCATTAAGTGCCACCATATTGGCGCCGAAAGACGTTTGCAGCTGACTGAAGCGATAGAGCTGGTTCAGCACAACATCCGGGACCGCATCTCGCTTGAGTTCAATGACGACCCGCATACCTGAGCGGTCGCTCTCGTCCCGGATATCGGAAATGCCTTCAATGCGTTTGTCGCGCACAAGTTCGGCAATCTTCTCGATCATAGTCGATTTGTTGACCTGATAGGGAATTTCCGTGACGATCAAGGCGTTGCGGTCCTTGCGAACCTCTTCGATATCCACTTTTGCCCGCATGACAACCGAGCCGCGCCCACTTTCATAGGCGTTGCGGATACCTGACCGACCAAGGATCATGCCACCAGTCGGAAAATCCGGACCTGGAACGATTTGCATCAACTCTTCCAGCGGCATCGCCGGATTTTCCATGATTGCGATGGCGGCGTCGATCACTTCACCCAGATTGTGTGGCGGAATGTTCGTTGCCATGCCGACCGCAATACCGCCGGCACCGTTGACCAGAAGGTTCGGGAATTTTGCCGGAAGAACAACCGGTTCACTTTCCGAATTGTCATAGTTTTCCTGGAAGTCGACGGTTTCCTTGTCGATATCGTCAAGGAGCCTGTGGGCGACTTTTTCCAGTCGGCATTCCGTGTACCGCATAGCCGCGGCCGGATCGCCGTCGATTGATCCGAAGTTACCCTGTCCGTCAATCAGTGGAAGACGCAGGGAAAAATTCTGTGCCATTCGGACCAGAGCGTCGTAAATCGCACTGTCGCCGTGTGGGTGATACTTACCCATGACGTCACCGACCACGCGCGCTGACTTGCGGTATGGCTTATTCCACTCATAACCATTCTCATGCATCGAATACAGGATGCGCCGATGCACCGGTTTGAGACCGTCTCTGACGTCTGGAAGTGCACGCGATACGATTACGCTCATCGCGTAATCGAGGTAGCTGCTCTTCATTTCGTCGACAATGGAAATCGGTTTGATATCGGACGAAAATCCGTCCGAAGGGGTGCTGTTGTCCTGGTCGGCCAAGGAAGACACTCATTTAATTGTTATTGCTGTGTCTTTTATATCCGATTCAATCATCAGGACCAAATAAATGGCCGATTTTCGCTTGCGCAAAAACACCATAAAAACAATAACTTGCAGACAGTATACACAGGGTCGAAAAATGAATTTGCAGATGCGGGTCGTCGCAGTGTCGAAACCCCTGTAGTAAGACACAAATCAGGCCAGATTGATTGTCCGGGGTATGGGAAATGATTGACTATTACATCAACGCTTTTGCAACGTTGTTCGTCACGATTGACCCGGTCGGTTTGGCCCCGATGTTCCTGGCGATCACAGCCGGAATGAGTCAGGCGGACAGGCGCAGGGTCGCCATCAGGGCGACGCTTACGGCAGCAGCAATTCTGTTGGTGTTTTACGCATCCGGTCAGACCGTACTTAATGTACTGGGTATTTCTGTTTCCGCGTTTCGCGTTGCGGGCGGCATCTTGTTGTTCCTGATCGCAATTGAGATGATTTTTGGAAAGAGGCAGCAACGTAAATCGGAAACTGCCGAAAAGGCGATAGAGTCAGAGACCCATCAAGGTTCCATCCACGAGTTGGCAATTTTTCCGCTAGCCATTCCACTTATCGCAGGTCCGGCAGCGATATCTGCGATTATACTGCTGTCCAGTCAGGCACCAGACACGCTGACTTATGCGGGTCTTGGCGGTGTGATTGCCATTATCTTGTTGAGCTGCATGGGCGCTTTCCTGCTGGCTGACAAAATTGAACGCCTGTTGGGTGATACCGCACAGTTGGTTATCACCCGGCTGCTCGGAGTGTTGCTTGCCGCATTGTCTGTTCAATTCGTTGCTGACGGCATTCTTGCCTTCATTCAAGGATAAGCCCGGGCTGTTCATTGAGTGAGAGAGATCCTGAACTCCTGAGCCGCCACACCGTGGACGCTGTCTCTCGCCTTGATGACAACCTCATTGATACCGTCTGGGATTTTGACACCTGACAATGATCTCGTGAAGGGTTGCTCATTCACGTGAGGATGATGGAGAACACGTTCTCCCAACAGGTCACCGTCCGGTGTGAAAACCTGCCAGAGATCGGCATAGTGATCCCAACCGGTGTCACCATGTTCCAGCGTGACCGAAAACGTCCAGCTATTGCCCGACTTTCTGGCTTCAGCTCCGACGATCTTTACCTCACCTGCTACAGCAGTGCCGATCATCAAGGATGTGAGTATGAGTGCTGTTCCAGACAGTCGTCTCAAACCGTTTTTCATGTTCTTGAACTCCAAATGAAGACCTTTGACCGCCATCCTTGCAACGGCCATTCAAGGAGACAAAGTAAAGATTGCGTCATAGGCAAATCTGAAGTGGAAGTCGTGTCTGTGTATCCGAATTTCTTTGGTAAAGAAACCCTTTGAAACTCTTCAAATCCGCATGTTTCAGGGACTATTTGACGGTTTGCAAATGACTGTCGCGTTTGAACCCCAATGGCCAAAGCTCTTTATGACCGTTGCCCCACTCTGCGAGTGACTTGACGACAGGCTCAAGCGACAGGCCGAGTTCAGTTAGGCGATATTCTACCTTTGGAGGCACCACCGGGTAGACAGTTCGGTCGATCAAACCATCTGCTTCCATGCTGCGCAGTTGGGATGTCAGTACTCTTTGCGTGATGTTCGGCAATGCCTTTTGGAACGCGTTGAAACGCATGACATTTCGATCAAGCAACAGAAAAAGGATCACGCCCTTCCACTTTCCGTCGATGAGACTGAGAGCCGCCTCGACCGCACACCCTGGGTGACAATCATAGCTGTTCTTAAGTTCATCCTTTTTCGGAATCTCTACAGTATCCATTGTGTGCCTATCTACCATTCTTGTCAGTATGTGTTTGAATTGTACATACTTGCGTGGTGAAAGATTATGGCCAATTTGACCGGTACGCAAACATGGAGAACAACGAAATGCGTGCTATCGGTTACACAACTTCGCTGCCAGCGAGTGATCAAAGGTCGCTGGAAGAATTCAACCTGCCAAAACCAGTTGCCCAAGGTCGCGATCTTTTGGTCGAAGTCAGGGCAATCGCAGTAAATCCCGTCGACACCAAAGTGCGCATGAGGCGACAGTCTGAAAACGGTCAGCCGGTTGTGCTGGGCTACGATGCTGCAGGTGTGGTTGTTGAAGTCGGTCCGGATGTTGAGGGTTTTCGCCCTGGCGACGAAGTCTATTACGCGGGCGATATTACTCGGCCCGGCACAAATTCAGAGTTTCATCTTGTTGACGAGCGGATCGTTGGAAGAAAGCCTAAATCCCTGAGTTTCGCCGAGGCTGCGGCTTTGCCGCTAACGACAATTACTGCATGGGAAGCTTTGTTCGATCGCCTGAAAGTGCAGGACAAAGTCGGCAATGGTGCCGGAAGTCTACTTATTGTAGGTGGTGCTGGCGGTGTCGGATC belongs to Roseibium porphyridii and includes:
- the queA gene encoding tRNA preQ1(34) S-adenosylmethionine ribosyltransferase-isomerase QueA, encoding MRVDTFDFDLPNERIALRPARPRDSARMLVVKPDENLPLSDKGVRDLSNILKPGDALVFNDTRVIPAQLEGTRLRGDISAGVGATLHMRTSSNSWKAFVRPAKKLQVGDAILFEGFGARLTAEVAEKADGGEVLLVFDRDGPALDEAIAAVGHIPLPPYIAQKRGEDEQDRKDYQTIFAEKDGAVAAPTAGLHFTPDLLEALTQQGVEQHRVTLHVGAGTFLPVKAEDTNDHKMHAEWGAISEQTAKALRAVKARGNRVVSVGTTSLRILESSAQITGEITAFAGETAIFITPGYRFRAIDALMTNFHLPRSTLFMLVSAFSGLETMRTAYQHAIEQNYRFYSYGDASLLFPQQGAV
- a CDS encoding peptidylprolyl isomerase, with translation MAEIADAENTLIMETSQGQVVIELKPDLAPTHVARIKELVREGFYDGIVFHRVIDGFMAQTGCPQGTGTGGSGQKLKAEFSQEKHIRGTCSMARAMDPNSGDSQFFICFTDAPWLDGQYTVWGVVIDGMDNVDKIKRGEPVVDPDNIVSLKVAADAA
- a CDS encoding peptidylprolyl isomerase; amino-acid sequence: MFTVFAVLASFLILPVLGAHAADPENTLYLDLKDGRVTIELRPDVAPNHVERIKQLTREGFYDGIVFHRVIDGFMAQTGDPTGTGRGGSNLPDIAAEFSNASFKRGTLGMARAADPNSANSQFFIMFNDGDWLNGQYTVFGEVVDGMDVIDKITRGEPPANPDKIIKMQVAADAG
- the coaD gene encoding pantetheine-phosphate adenylyltransferase yields the protein MTRIALYPGSFDPVTNGHMDILRQSLALADKVVVAIGIHPGKTPLFSFEERVELLHTSARAEFSPEEAARVEVISFSDLVINTAKTQGAAYLVRGLRDGTDLDYEMQMAGMNGTLEPDIKTVFLPASPKVRHITATLVRQIAKMGGEISAFVPEPVAEPLRQRALPGS
- a CDS encoding phosphopantetheine adenylyltransferase, whose translation is MRSYETIDRTADQTAAKSFIIQAKAVDPVANFKMVAIFTLALLTMIAAGVMTMHPSNASQAQDLNSLATQGMMATKGDRAAISQTANGCETQAWGAWTEDCAAALTGASKVRNVSFVTVEKQTPSVNETILARYPTAN
- the gyrA gene encoding DNA gyrase subunit A, translated to MKSSYLDYAMSVIVSRALPDVRDGLKPVHRRILYSMHENGYEWNKPYRKSARVVGDVMGKYHPHGDSAIYDALVRMAQNFSLRLPLIDGQGNFGSIDGDPAAAMRYTECRLEKVAHRLLDDIDKETVDFQENYDNSESEPVVLPAKFPNLLVNGAGGIAVGMATNIPPHNLGEVIDAAIAIMENPAMPLEELMQIVPGPDFPTGGMILGRSGIRNAYESGRGSVVMRAKVDIEEVRKDRNALIVTEIPYQVNKSTMIEKIAELVRDKRIEGISDIRDESDRSGMRVVIELKRDAVPDVVLNQLYRFSQLQTSFGANMVALNGGKPEQMNLSDMLRAFVAFREEVIQRRTRYLLKKARDRAHILVGLGIAVENIDEVIKLIRAAPDPATARAQLMERNWPARDVEALIRLIDDPRHMVQEDGTYKLSEEQARAILDLRLQRLTAMGRDEIEEELNKIGAEISDFLDILRSRARIQDIVRTEMLEIKEEFATPRRTEIVEGGADFDDEDLIQREDMVVTVSHGGYIKRVPLATYRAQRRGGKGRSGMATKEEDFVTRLFVANTHTPVLFFSSRGICYKMKVWRLPLGGPTSRGKALVNMLPLEQGEQITSILPLPEDEDSWANLDVMFATVRGTVRRNKLSDFVNINRNGKIAMKLEDGDGIVGVDTCSEHDDVMLTTNYGQCIRFPVTDVRVFAGRNSVGVRGIRLADGDCVISMQILHHIDVDAEERAAYLKLSRAMRGEADENGNGADEDGVVAGDLPQERYAQMSAAEQIILTISENGYGKRTSSFEYRVTGRGGKGITAMAVNNRNGGLIASFPVEDSHQIMLVTDGGQLIRCPVDGIRIAGRATQGVIVFKTADDEKVVAVEGISEVDDEDVIDEEGEGAKSGDNTEDSANSGDADDSSSEPDGTPPEG
- a CDS encoding MarC family protein — translated: MIDYYINAFATLFVTIDPVGLAPMFLAITAGMSQADRRRVAIRATLTAAAILLVFYASGQTVLNVLGISVSAFRVAGGILLFLIAIEMIFGKRQQRKSETAEKAIESETHQGSIHELAIFPLAIPLIAGPAAISAIILLSSQAPDTLTYAGLGGVIAIILLSCMGAFLLADKIERLLGDTAQLVITRLLGVLLAALSVQFVADGILAFIQG
- a CDS encoding winged helix-turn-helix transcriptional regulator; this translates as MDTVEIPKKDELKNSYDCHPGCAVEAALSLIDGKWKGVILFLLLDRNVMRFNAFQKALPNITQRVLTSQLRSMEADGLIDRTVYPVVPPKVEYRLTELGLSLEPVVKSLAEWGNGHKELWPLGFKRDSHLQTVK